AGGCGAAAAGCATGTCTGTACGACACCTCATCTCCATCAGCGACCTGACCGACGAGGACCTGCGGGACATCGTCCGGCGTGGTGCGGAGTTCGCCGCCGGCGCGCAGGCAGAGTCGCTCAAGAACACGATCGTCGGTGTCTACTTCCGGCGGACGTCCACCCGTACCCGTACGGCCTTCACCAGCGGTGCGCTGCGGCTCGGGGCGAGGACCGTGACGTTCGGGCCGGACGATCTCCAGCTGAACACGGGGGAGACCACCGAGGACACCGGGCGGGTGCTTTCCGGGATGCTGGACCTGCTGGTGGCCCGTACCGCGGACGCCACCGAGGAGATGCGGACCTGGGCGGCCGGCGGGCGGATGTCGGTGGTCAACGCGATGAGCGCGGAGGAGCATCCGACGCAGGGGCTCACCGACCTCACCACCCTGCAGCACCACTTCGGCCGTATCGACGGACTGCGGGTGCTGTACGTGGGGGAGGGCAACAACAGTGCCGCGGCTCTCGCCCTCGCGCTGTCCCGCTTCCCCGGTACGGAGCTGGAACTGCGCACCCCGCCCGGGTACGGGCTGGCGCCGGAGATCCTCGCCACCGCCGTCGAGCAGGCCGGGCGCAGCGGGTCGAAGGTGTCCGAGCTGCACAGCATGGACGACCGGCCGTCCGGGTTCGACGCCGTCTACACCACGCGCTGGCAGACCACCGGGACCAGTAAGCCGACCGCCGACTGGCACGAGGTCTTCACGCCGTTCCAGGTCACGGGTGCCCTGTGGGAGAGGAACCCGGAGGCGGCCTTCCTGCACGACCTGCCCGCCCACCGGGGCGAGGAGGTCACCGCCGAGGTGCTGGACGGCCCGCACAGCATCGCGTTCACCCAGGCCACGCACAAACTGCACAGCGCGATGGCTGTCCTGGAATGGTGCTGGGCCGATCGCCCATGAGAGGTGACGGGGGAGAACGGGGAGAGCGGCGCAAGCACGCCCTCCCGTCGTTGCGCAGCTACCGGGACTTCCGGCTGCTGTGGACAGGCTCCGCCATGTCCGTCATGGCGGAGCGCTGCTCGGGCATGGCGTTCACCCTGCTCGTGCTGTGGCACACCGGCTCGGAGAGCGCGGCCGGGCTGGTCGGGTTCGCGTCGCTGCTGCCGACCCTGCTGGTGCAGCTGCCGGCCGGGGTGATGGTGGACCGCCTGAACCGGCGGCGGGTGATGATGGTCTGCGTCATCGTGCGCATGGTCGCGGTGGCGACGGTCGCCCTGACGCTCATCGGGGACACCGTCCGGGTCTGGCACATCGCCCTGGTGGCGTTCGTGCAGAGCACCATGACGGTCTTCTACCAGCTCTCCGAGCGGGCCATGGTGCGCGGTGTGGTGCCGCCGGCCCAGCTGGGCGCGGCCATGGCGACGAACGAGGCCCGCTCCCGCGGGGTCAACTTCGTCGGACACCCGGCGAGCGGGGCGATGTTCGGGCTGTCCGCGTGGCTGCCCTTCATGTCCAGCGTCACGCTGTACCTGCTCTCCCTCATCACCCTGCTGCGTCTGCGCGGCGAGAAGGAGCCGCCGGCGCGGCCCGCCAAGCGGCGCAGGATGCGGGACGACATCCTCGTCGGGCTGCGCTGGGTGTGGGGGCGGGCCTACTTCCGTACGGCGCTGCTGATCATCGCGGGGAGCAATCTGGTCTTCCAGGGACTCATCCTCACGGTGGCCGTGGTGATCAGGGAGGACGGCGGTGCGGCCGGGACCATCGGGCTGATCATGGCGTGCGGCGGTATGGGAGGACTGTTCGGGGCGCTGGCCGGAGGCTGGCTGAACAAGCGGCTGGCGATGCGCCAGATCATGATCCTGGCGCACACGCTCTGGGCCGTGGTGATGCCCGCAGCGGTATTTTTCCGGCAACCCGTGGCACTTGGTGTTCTTTTCTTCATAACGTCGCATATAGGAGCCGCTGTTACGGTCTCCGGCATGTCCTACCAGGTGCGTATCACCCCGAACAACATGCAGGGGCGGGTCGGCAGTGTCGTCATGCTCCTGGTGTCGGGGGCGAGTTCGCTGGGTGCCCTGGCGACGGGGTACCTGCTGGAGGCGGTCGGTTCCCGGCACACGCTGATGCTGGTGTCAGGGGTGATGGTGGTTCTCGCCGTCGTCGCCGCCGTGGTGTTCACCCGGAAGGGCGCGGCCGTCGAGGACCGGCAGGACAGCGAACCGCCCGCACAGCCGGTGCCGGCTGCCGTCGCGGACGGGTCGACGGCCGATCCCCTCACCACCCTGGAATTGCGGAGAACCGATGGATGACGCAGTGCGGCTAGAGTCGCTGACCAAGACGTACGGCTCCGGTGACAGTGCGGTGACGGCACTGCGCGAGATCGCCCTGTCCTTTCCCCGGGGGAGCTTCACCGCCATCATGGGCCCCTCGGGCTCCGGGAAGTCGACCCTGCTCCAGTGCGCGGCCGGACTCGACCGGCCCAGCTCGGGCCGGGTCCTCATCGACGGTGAGGACATCGTCGGGCTGAACGAGACGGAGCTGACCGAACTCCGGCGTGACCGGACCGGCTTCATCTTCCAGTCGTTCAACCTGCTGCCCTCGCTGACGGCCGAGCAGAACGTGGCACTGCCCATGCGGCTGGCCGGACGCAAGCCCAAACGGGCGACGGTCCTGGCGGCGCTCGCGCAGGTGGGGCTGGAGGCCAAGGCGGGCAGCCGCCCGAGCCAGCTGTCCGGCGGGCAGCAGCAGCGTGTCGCCATCGCCCGTGCGCTGGTGTCCCGGCCCGCGGTGCTCTTCGCCGACGAGCCCACCGGTGCGCTGGACCTGACCACCGGGCGCGAACTGCTCGACACACTGCGCCGCCTGGCCGGCGGGCCGGTTCCGGCGCAGCCGGGCGGGCCGGGCGGTGAGACGCGGGTGACCACCACCATCGTGATGGTCACGCACGATCCCACCGTGGCGGCGTACGCGGACCGGGTGCTGTTCCTCGCCGACGGCAGTCTGGTCGGCGAACTGCGTGCGCCGACCGCGGAGGCGGTCGCGGCGCGGATGACGGATCTGGCGGTGGCGCGGTGATCGGGGTCGCCTTCCAGACCCTGCGGGCCCGGTGGGTGTCGTTCCTGGGAACCGTGGTGGCCCTGGTGCTGGGGGTGGCGCAGGTCGCCGCCATGGGCTTACTCATCATGACGATGCTCGACCTGCCGGACCGGCCGGTGGAGCGGTTCGCCCAGGCCCCGGCGGTCGTCCAGGCCTCCGACCCCGACTGGAACCCGGCCCACCACGACCTCGGTATCCGGTCGCCGGCCGCGGCCCGCGGCATCACGGACGAGACCCGCGAGAAGGTCGCCGCCACCGGTGAGACAGTGGTCGACCGCGCCTTCTACGCCCAGGTCGAGGGCGGTCCGGACGACATGGTCGGCCACCCCTGGCCGGTGGCCAGGTTCGGCGGCTACCGGCTCACCGACGGCAGCGAACCGGCCGGGGACAAGGAGATCGTCGTCCCCTCCGACCAGGCCCGCACCGGTGAGAAGGTGACGGTCCTGACCGCGTCGGGTGTCGCCTCGTACACGGTGAGCGGCACCGTCGCCCCGGTCGGCTGGGAGAGCGCCGTCTTCTTCAGCGACGCGGAGGCCGCCCGGCTCTCCCCGCGCATCGAGTCCCTGGTGGCCCTCGGTCCGGTCGATGAGGTGAGGGCCGCCGCCGGAGACGGGGTCGCGGTACTCACCGGCCAGGACCGGCACAAGGCGGACGCCAGCGAGGCGAGCGACCGGGAGACGCTGGACAACACCATCACGCTCGTACCGGTGATGGCCAGTGTGGCGGGTACCACCGCGATCTTCGTCGTGGCCTCCACCTTCGCGTTCGCCGTGATCCAGCGCCGCCGCGAGGTCGCGCTGCTGCGCACGGTCGGCGCGACCCCCAGGCAGGTGCGTGCCATGGTGCGCAACGAGGCGTTGCTCGTCGGCGTCCTCGCCTCGGCGATCGGCTCGGTCCTGGGCCTGTTCGGCGCGCAGCTGCTCGCCGACATGCTCATCGCGATGGACATCTCGCCCGAGTGGTTCACGGTGGAGCCGTCGCTGCACTGGACCGTCCTGGCGCCGCTCGCCGCCGCCTTCCTGGTCGGCCTGCTGGTCTCCGTCGGCGGTGCGGCGGCCGCGGCCCGCCGGGCCGGCGGCATCCGCCCGGTCGAGGCGCTGCGCGAGGCGTCGGTCGACGACTCCGGGATGACACGAGGCCGGGCCCTGCTCGGTGCCGCCGCCCTGCTGGGCGGGGTCGGATGGACCGGCTGGATCGCCGTCGCCTCCCCGACGAGCGTGCTCTCGCCCACCGTCTACGTGGTGTCGCTGATGGTGCCCGTCCTGGCCGCCGCCGTGCTCGCCCCCCTCGTCGTCGGGCCGCTCGTCAAGCTGCTGATGCTGCCCTTCCGGAACCTGTCCGGGCCCACCGCGATGCTCGTACGGGAGAGCGCGCTCACCTCCCGCCGGCGCACCGCGGCCACGGCCGCGCCGGTCCTGCTCACCGTCGGACTGGCCTTCTCCCTGCTCGCGGCCACCGACTCGCTCGGAGCCGCACGCGACAACGGCCTCCAGAACCGGGTCAGTTCGCAGTACGCCCTGGCTCCCGACGGTACGCCGGGCATCAGCCCGCAGGTCATCGAGCGGGTCGCGGCCATCGACGGCGTACAGGTCGCCGCGCCGGTCCTCACCACGATCTACACCAAGGACGAGGACCGGTACGACGAGAACGACGGGCTCGTCGTCGACCCCGCCGCGCTGAAGGCCACCATGGACCTGGACGTCATCGACGGGTCCCTGGACGACCTCGACGACAACAGCACGGCCGTCGCCGACCTGTGGGGCATGGACGTCGGGTCGACGCTGGCCGTGGAGATGGCGGACGGGCAGAGCGTCGAACTGCGGATCGCGGCCACCTACAAGGCGCTGCGCGGCGAGGACGTGGCCTACCTGCCGCAGCGGTTCGCCCCGACGGCGGCCTACGCCCGCGACGGCCTCGCCCGGCGCGCCTACATCACCCTGGAGGAGGGCGCCGACCACACCGCGGTGACCGCGGAGATCCGTGAGGCGGTGGCCGGCAGCGGCGCGGCCTTCATGACCCGGGACGAACTGGTCGCCTCGGAGAGCGCGTACGCACGCCACCTCACCGAGGTACGGCAGCGGTCCACCGCGGTCATCATCATGGTCTTCTGCTTCATCGCGATCCTGAACACCCTGCTGATGGCGACCGCGGACCGGCGCCGTGACCTCGCGGTGCTGCGGACCGCGGGGGCGACACCGCGGCAGGTCCTGCGGTTCTTCGTCGCCGAGTCGCTGCTCGTCTCCGCCCTCGGCGTCGTCCTCGCCCTGGCGGCCACGGCCGTCAACCTGACCGGACTGTGGGGAGCACTGCTCCAGCTGTTCGGTGCGACCCCGATCGTGGTGCCGTACGCGGCCGTCATCGGTGTCGCCGCCGTGTCCACCCTGCTCGCGGTGGTCGGTACGGTCCTGCCGGTCGGCGCGGCGCTCAAGGCCCGCGCCATCCAGTTCATCGGCGCACGCGAGTAACCCTTCCCACCGGGCCGTGGCATCCCGGCCCCGTCACCCGGACCCACGCGGCCCGGTCCCGATACCCCCGTCGGGACCGGGCCGCGTGCCGTGCCGCGTGCGGTGCGGTGCGGTGCGGTGCTGCGAGCTGCGTGCGGTGCGTGCCGTGTGCTGCGTGCCGCGCCGTGCCGTGTCGTGCCGGGGGCCGTCGGCACGGTCCGTTCCGGGGCCGCCGGCCCACCGCCCGGCGGTGCGTACGGACGGGTCCGGCGCGGATGTGTCCAGTAGAGGGCCGGTATAGGCGGGCGCCCGAAGCTGGCAGCGAATCCGACCACCGAAGGGAAACCGTCATGGCTGACGAGCAGACCGACAACCGTGTCTACCGGGTCGTCCTGAACGACGAGGAGCAGTACTCGATCTGGGACGCGGACCGCGAGCTGCCGGCCGGCTGGCACGCCGAGGGCACCGAGGGCGCCCGCCAGGTCTGCCTGGACCGGATCGAGGAGGTCTGGACGGACATGCGCCCGGCGAGCCTGCGCCGCCGCATGGCGGAGACCGGCGCCGCCTGAGGCGCCCCCGCCGGCACCGGGCCGGCCGCAGCACGGAGCAGGAAACCCAGTGAGACGTACGGAACGAAGGTCGGGAGGGGCGCTCAGCATGAGTACTGGCGAAGGCCGCACGGACGGACAGACCGAGGAGAGGCGCGAGGAGCTGGTGCGCGCCAGGCTCGCCGGAGGCCGCAGCGGCCGGCGGGCCGCGGTGGTCCCGGTCGACCGGGACGGCCCGCTGGCGCTCTCCCACGGTCAGCAGCAGATGTGGTTCCTCAGCCGCCTGGACCCGGGCAGCTGGGAGTACAGCGTCCCGGTCGCCCTGAGGCTGCGCGGACCGCTCGACACCGAGGTGCTGCGCCGCGGCTTCGAGGAGCTGGTGGCCCGCCACGAGATCCTGCGCACCCGCTACCGCCTCGACGGCGCCGAGCCGGTCCAGCTGATCGACCCTCCCGCCCCGTTCCGCCTGCCCGTCGACGAGGTCACGGACGCCGCCGGACCCCAGGAGCGGGAACAGCGCGCCCGGGAACTCGCCGAGGCCGAACCGGGCCGCCCCTTCGACCTGGAGAACGGCTCGCCGCTGCGGGCCAGGCTCATCCGGATCTCCGTGGACGACCACCTGCTCGTCGTGGTCTTCCACCACGTCGCCTGCGACGAATGGTCCGTCGGCCTCTTCCTGTCCGAACTCTCCGCCCTCTACGGCGCGTTCACCGAGGGAAAGCCCTCTCCGCTCGCCCCGCTCGCCGTGCAGTACGCCGATTACGCCGCCTGGCAGCACACCCGCCTGGCCGGTGACACCCTGGGCAAGCAGCTCGGCTACTGGCGTAACCAGCTGGCCGGGGTGACCCCCCTGGAGGTCCCCACCGACCGGCGCCGGCCGGCGTCCCGCAGCTACGACGGTGACGCGGTGCCCGTCCACCTGGGCGCCGGGACGGCCGAGAGGCTGCGCGCCCTCGGCTCCGAGCACGGGGCGACCCCCTTCCAGACCCTCCTCGCCGGCTTCCAGGCACTGCTGTCCCGCTACACCGGCCGCGACGACGTCCAGGTCGGCACCGTGGTGTCCGGCCGGAGCCGCCCCGAGCTGGAACAGCTCATCGGCTACGGCATCAACACGCTGGTGCTGCGCGGCCGCTGGCAGGGCGACCCGACCTTCCGGGACCTGCTCGTCGGCGCCCGCGAGACCGTGCTGGACGCCTTCGACAACCAGGAGTACCCGTTCGCCCGGCTCGCCGACGAACTCGTACCCGTCCGCGACATGTCCCGGACCCCGCTGTGCCAGGTGGCCTTCACCATGCACCGGGAACGCACCCGCGACTTCCGGCTGCCCGGCGTCGAGGCCGAGGCCCTCCACGCGACCTCGCGGGTCTCACGCTTCGACCTCAGCCTCCAGCTCGGCGAGTCCCCGGACGGCTCGGTCACCGGAACCCTGGAGTACAGCACCGCGCTGTACGACCGGGCCACCGTGGAACGCCTCGCCCGGCACTTCGTACGCCTCGTCGAGTCCGCCGTCGCCGCGCCCGACACACGGCTCTCCCGCCTCACCATGCTGGACGAATCCGACCTGGCCGTCCTGCTGGACGAGCCCCGGTTCTTCGACGCGCCCGAGCGCTGCGTCCACCAGCTCGTCGAGGAGCAGGCCGCGATACGCCCCGACGCGACCGCCCTCGTCTTCGGCTCCGAGCGCCTCAGCTACGCCGGGCTCAACGCGCGCGCCAACCGTCTCGCCCACCACCTGCGCGCCCTGGGCGCGGGCCCCGGCAGCCTCGTCGGCGTCAGCATGGACCGCGATCTCGACCTGGTGCCGGCCCTGCTCGCCGTCCTCAAGTCCGGTGCCGGCTACCTCCCCCTGGACCCGGAGCACCCGGCCGACCGCATCGGCTACTCCCTCGCGGACGCCGGCGCCCGCATCGTCGTCACCACCTCGGCGTACGCCGCCCACCTGGGCGAAGTGGCCGAGGGAACGCTCGTGGTGCTGGACGCCCCGGAGACCGCGGCCGCCCTCGAAGCCGCCCCGGACGGCAACCCCGTCTCCGGTGCGGTACCCGAGGACATCGTCTACACCATCTACACCTCCGGCTCGACCGGCCGCCCCAAGGGCGTCGGCCTCAGCCACACCAACGTGCTCCGCCTGTTCACGGCGTCCGAGGAACACTTCGGCTTCGACGAGCAGGACACCTGGACGCTCTTCCACTCGTACGCCTTCGACATGTCGGTCTGGGAGATCTGGGGCGCCCTCATGCACGGCGGGCGGCTCGTCGTCGTCCCCGCGGACGTGGCCCGCGCACCCGAGGAGTACCTGCGGCTGCTCGCCGAACATCAGGTCACCGCGCTCAACCAGACCCCGTCCGCCTTCCGCAGCCTGGTCTCCCTGGCCGCCGACGGCAACGCCCTCGTCGACGAACTCGCCGTACGCGTCGTGATGTTCGGCGGTGAGCGCCTCGACATCCCGGGCCTCGCGCCCTGGGTCGCCCGCCGCGGCCTCGACCGCACCCAGCTGGTCAACCTCTACGGCATCACCGAGACCTGCGTCCACACCACCTACCACCTGCTGACCGAGGCCGACCTGGCGGCGGACACCGGCAACGCGATCGGCCGCCCGCTGCGCGACCTCCAGGTCCACCTCTTCGGCCCGCACGGCGAACTCGTCCCGGTCGGTGTGCCCGGTGAGATCCACGTCGGCGGCCCCGGCGTCGCCCGGATGTACCTCAACCGGCCCGCCCTGACCGCCGAACGCTTCGTCCCCGACCCGTACGGCAAGCCCGGTACCCGGCTCTACCGCAGCGGTGACCTGGCGAGCCGGCGGCCCGACGGCAGCCTCGACTACCTGGGACGCATCGACCACCAGGTCAAGATCCGCGGCCACCGCATCGAACTCGGCGAGATCAAGGCCGCCCTCCTCACCCACGCCCGCGTCCGGGACGCCGTCGTCGTCGCCCGCGAGGACACCCCCGGCGACCGCCGGCTGGTCGCCTACGTCGTCCCCACCGGCGACGCCGTCGCCGCGCCCAGCGAACTCCGCACCCTGCTGGCCCGCACGCTCCCCGACTACATGATCCCGACCGCCTTCCTGGTCGTCGG
This DNA window, taken from Streptomyces nitrosporeus, encodes the following:
- a CDS encoding MFS transporter, with the protein product MRSYRDFRLLWTGSAMSVMAERCSGMAFTLLVLWHTGSESAAGLVGFASLLPTLLVQLPAGVMVDRLNRRRVMMVCVIVRMVAVATVALTLIGDTVRVWHIALVAFVQSTMTVFYQLSERAMVRGVVPPAQLGAAMATNEARSRGVNFVGHPASGAMFGLSAWLPFMSSVTLYLLSLITLLRLRGEKEPPARPAKRRRMRDDILVGLRWVWGRAYFRTALLIIAGSNLVFQGLILTVAVVIREDGGAAGTIGLIMACGGMGGLFGALAGGWLNKRLAMRQIMILAHTLWAVVMPAAVFFRQPVALGVLFFITSHIGAAVTVSGMSYQVRITPNNMQGRVGSVVMLLVSGASSLGALATGYLLEAVGSRHTLMLVSGVMVVLAVVAAVVFTRKGAAVEDRQDSEPPAQPVPAAVADGSTADPLTTLELRRTDG
- a CDS encoding ABC transporter ATP-binding protein, which produces MDDAVRLESLTKTYGSGDSAVTALREIALSFPRGSFTAIMGPSGSGKSTLLQCAAGLDRPSSGRVLIDGEDIVGLNETELTELRRDRTGFIFQSFNLLPSLTAEQNVALPMRLAGRKPKRATVLAALAQVGLEAKAGSRPSQLSGGQQQRVAIARALVSRPAVLFADEPTGALDLTTGRELLDTLRRLAGGPVPAQPGGPGGETRVTTTIVMVTHDPTVAAYADRVLFLADGSLVGELRAPTAEAVAARMTDLAVAR
- a CDS encoding FtsX-like permease family protein, whose product is MIGVAFQTLRARWVSFLGTVVALVLGVAQVAAMGLLIMTMLDLPDRPVERFAQAPAVVQASDPDWNPAHHDLGIRSPAAARGITDETREKVAATGETVVDRAFYAQVEGGPDDMVGHPWPVARFGGYRLTDGSEPAGDKEIVVPSDQARTGEKVTVLTASGVASYTVSGTVAPVGWESAVFFSDAEAARLSPRIESLVALGPVDEVRAAAGDGVAVLTGQDRHKADASEASDRETLDNTITLVPVMASVAGTTAIFVVASTFAFAVIQRRREVALLRTVGATPRQVRAMVRNEALLVGVLASAIGSVLGLFGAQLLADMLIAMDISPEWFTVEPSLHWTVLAPLAAAFLVGLLVSVGGAAAAARRAGGIRPVEALREASVDDSGMTRGRALLGAAALLGGVGWTGWIAVASPTSVLSPTVYVVSLMVPVLAAAVLAPLVVGPLVKLLMLPFRNLSGPTAMLVRESALTSRRRTAATAAPVLLTVGLAFSLLAATDSLGAARDNGLQNRVSSQYALAPDGTPGISPQVIERVAAIDGVQVAAPVLTTIYTKDEDRYDENDGLVVDPAALKATMDLDVIDGSLDDLDDNSTAVADLWGMDVGSTLAVEMADGQSVELRIAATYKALRGEDVAYLPQRFAPTAAYARDGLARRAYITLEEGADHTAVTAEIREAVAGSGAAFMTRDELVASESAYARHLTEVRQRSTAVIIMVFCFIAILNTLLMATADRRRDLAVLRTAGATPRQVLRFFVAESLLVSALGVVLALAATAVNLTGLWGALLQLFGATPIVVPYAAVIGVAAVSTLLAVVGTVLPVGAALKARAIQFIGARE
- a CDS encoding ornithine carbamoyltransferase, with the protein product MSVRHLISISDLTDEDLRDIVRRGAEFAAGAQAESLKNTIVGVYFRRTSTRTRTAFTSGALRLGARTVTFGPDDLQLNTGETTEDTGRVLSGMLDLLVARTADATEEMRTWAAGGRMSVVNAMSAEEHPTQGLTDLTTLQHHFGRIDGLRVLYVGEGNNSAAALALALSRFPGTELELRTPPGYGLAPEILATAVEQAGRSGSKVSELHSMDDRPSGFDAVYTTRWQTTGTSKPTADWHEVFTPFQVTGALWERNPEAAFLHDLPAHRGEEVTAEVLDGPHSIAFTQATHKLHSAMAVLEWCWADRP
- a CDS encoding MbtH family protein; the protein is MADEQTDNRVYRVVLNDEEQYSIWDADRELPAGWHAEGTEGARQVCLDRIEEVWTDMRPASLRRRMAETGAA